A window of Leptospira fainei serovar Hurstbridge str. BUT 6 contains these coding sequences:
- a CDS encoding MBL fold metallo-hydrolase RNA specificity domain-containing protein: MNSEIASLRFLGAVGTVTGSKYLLRVLGKNILIDCGLFQGIKELRLRNWEALPPEAGRIDVILLTHGHLDHTGYLPRLVKSGFSGNIFATAPTLDVAEIILKDSAHLQEEDADAANRHGYSKHSPALPLYEMKDVEKTISFFHRQEIGVWFELFPGIRVRFFYAGHILGASSIEIQVGGKTFLFSGDLGRKDDPLLFPPEKPKHADLLLIESTYGNRLHSGDSEEKLASLINEFSERKGTIIIPSFAVERTQLLMYLLWKLRIAGRIPQTPVYMDSPMGLHILEIFRRYGADWHKINKSDLDAMCEQITIVQHADETRHIAALKGPKIVIAGSGMATGGRVLTYLEETLKDSNSLVLLAGYQAEGTRGRNLLDGKKEIKIRGKWHPVRCSIDIIDGFSAHADQAELVDWLSDLRGSNPKVYIVHGEKDGAEGLEKKIKETYGWEPMIPEYNSVAYLPLQ; this comes from the coding sequence ATGAATTCCGAAATCGCAAGCTTACGATTTTTAGGAGCGGTCGGTACCGTCACAGGTTCCAAGTATCTCCTCCGCGTCTTGGGCAAGAATATATTGATCGATTGCGGCTTATTCCAAGGGATTAAGGAACTACGTTTACGAAATTGGGAAGCTCTTCCACCCGAAGCGGGACGAATCGATGTTATCCTTTTGACCCACGGACATTTGGATCATACGGGTTACTTGCCGAGGCTGGTGAAATCAGGATTTTCCGGAAACATCTTCGCAACCGCACCTACTCTCGACGTTGCGGAGATTATTTTGAAGGACAGCGCCCATCTTCAAGAAGAGGACGCGGATGCTGCAAACCGTCACGGATATTCGAAACATTCGCCGGCTTTACCTCTCTATGAGATGAAAGATGTAGAAAAGACGATCTCTTTCTTTCATAGACAGGAAATAGGAGTTTGGTTCGAATTATTTCCGGGGATACGAGTTCGCTTTTTCTATGCAGGCCATATTCTAGGCGCCAGTTCCATTGAGATTCAAGTGGGTGGGAAAACGTTTTTGTTTTCGGGAGATTTAGGAAGAAAAGACGACCCTCTTTTGTTTCCCCCCGAGAAACCGAAACACGCCGATCTACTTTTGATCGAATCCACGTACGGAAATCGTCTCCATTCCGGCGACTCCGAGGAAAAATTAGCGTCGTTGATAAACGAATTCTCGGAGAGGAAAGGAACCATAATCATCCCGAGCTTCGCAGTCGAACGAACTCAGCTCCTAATGTATCTCCTTTGGAAATTGAGGATCGCGGGAAGAATTCCCCAAACGCCGGTTTATATGGATTCCCCGATGGGACTTCATATTCTGGAAATATTTCGTCGTTACGGTGCGGATTGGCATAAAATTAATAAATCGGATTTAGACGCGATGTGCGAACAAATTACGATCGTTCAGCATGCTGATGAAACCAGACATATTGCGGCCCTCAAGGGCCCTAAGATCGTAATAGCGGGCAGCGGAATGGCCACCGGCGGAAGAGTGCTTACATATTTAGAGGAAACTCTGAAAGATTCAAATTCCTTGGTTCTACTCGCGGGATACCAGGCGGAAGGAACTCGTGGGCGGAATCTTTTAGACGGCAAAAAAGAAATTAAAATACGAGGGAAATGGCATCCCGTTCGATGCAGTATCGATATCATTGACGGGTTCTCAGCCCACGCAGATCAAGCGGAACTAGTCGATTGGCTATCGGATCTAAGAGGATCGAATCCTAAAGTATATATCGTTCATGGAGAAAAGGACGGGGCTGAAGGATTGGAAAAGAAAATTAAGGAAACGTACGGTTGGGAGCCGATGATTCCCGAGTATAACTCGGTTGCTTATCTTCCTCTTCAATAA
- a CDS encoding flagellin N-terminal helical domain-containing protein, whose amino-acid sequence MIINHNISALRTNNVLKTVNQDQDKVAEKLSTGMRINRAGDDALGFAVSERMRTQIRGIAQAERNVMDGVSFIQVTEGNLEQVNNILQRLRELSVQTSNGIYSDDDRKLVQLEVDQLIDEVDRLGKTAEFNKIRPLSGAYSKESKNPIQLHVGPNQNEKLEIFVDAMNAAALQLESNGKKQTLSTPASSNSMIGILDNAIQRVNKQRSDLGAYYNRLEITAEGLQANYINMVSAESRVRDADVAEHIVEFTKNQILTKSGVAMLAQANMRPEQVVKLLSERFG is encoded by the coding sequence ATGATTATCAATCACAACATTAGCGCTCTTCGTACGAATAATGTACTGAAGACGGTAAACCAAGACCAAGACAAAGTCGCAGAAAAGCTTTCCACCGGAATGCGTATCAATCGTGCCGGAGATGATGCTTTGGGATTTGCCGTATCCGAGAGGATGAGAACGCAAATTCGGGGTATCGCTCAGGCGGAACGAAACGTAATGGATGGAGTTTCGTTCATCCAAGTGACGGAAGGAAACTTGGAACAAGTGAACAATATTCTGCAAAGATTAAGAGAGCTTTCCGTTCAAACTTCAAACGGAATTTACTCGGACGACGATCGAAAATTGGTTCAACTTGAAGTGGATCAACTTATCGATGAAGTGGATCGATTGGGAAAGACGGCAGAATTTAATAAAATTCGACCGTTAAGCGGAGCCTATTCCAAGGAATCCAAGAATCCAATCCAACTTCATGTCGGCCCGAATCAAAATGAGAAGTTGGAAATTTTCGTGGATGCTATGAATGCTGCCGCTCTGCAATTGGAAAGCAACGGCAAAAAACAAACATTATCCACGCCGGCTTCTTCCAACTCGATGATCGGCATTTTGGATAATGCAATCCAGCGAGTGAATAAACAGCGGTCCGATTTAGGCGCTTATTATAACCGGCTGGAGATTACGGCGGAGGGTTTGCAGGCAAATTACATCAATATGGTTTCGGCGGAAAGTCGTGTTCGAGACGCAGACGTAGCGGAACATATTGTGGAATTTACGAAGAATCAAATACTGACAAAAAGCGGTGTTGCCATGCTTGCACAAGCAAATATGCGACCCGAACAGGTTGTAAAACTTTTGAGCGAGCGATTTGGTTGA
- a CDS encoding cob(I)yrinic acid a,c-diamide adenosyltransferase gives MKIYTKKGDSGTTSLANGSRVSKADNRVELYGTADELNSSIGVASAFLKSDSKLRASLERIQNLLFELGSELAGYRKDDGTSCLLEEDTLRLEHEIDEWQNSLAPLKHFILPGGSQASAFLHISRTVTRRLERELVKAKDSGVEIYPETLKFLNRLSDHLFVAARYANFESNIKEPQWQSRAKGN, from the coding sequence ATGAAAATCTACACGAAAAAGGGCGACTCAGGAACAACCTCCCTAGCTAACGGATCGAGAGTTTCTAAAGCGGATAACCGTGTCGAATTGTATGGAACCGCAGACGAATTGAATTCGTCGATAGGAGTAGCTAGCGCATTTCTTAAATCGGATTCTAAATTAAGAGCCAGCTTGGAGCGAATTCAAAATCTTTTATTTGAATTAGGATCCGAACTCGCAGGTTATAGAAAGGATGACGGCACTTCGTGTTTGTTGGAAGAAGACACGCTTCGACTGGAACACGAAATCGATGAATGGCAAAATTCTCTCGCTCCTCTCAAGCATTTTATTCTACCGGGCGGTTCGCAGGCTTCAGCATTTTTGCATATAAGCCGTACTGTAACCCGTAGACTTGAGAGAGAATTAGTAAAAGCGAAAGATTCGGGTGTGGAGATTTATCCTGAAACTTTGAAATTTTTAAATCGACTATCCGATCATTTATTCGTAGCCGCACGATATGCAAATTTTGAATCCAATATAAAGGAGCCTCAATGGCAGTCGAGAGCCAAGGGAAATTAA
- a CDS encoding peptide MFS transporter translates to MAVESQGKLRHPKGLFILFLVEMWERFSFYGMRALLVLFLTKVWLLSDPEANRIYGVYNGLVYLTPIFGGFLADRFLGYRSSIFLGGLLMMFGHISLAIDGRMTFFLGLVLLILGNGFFKPCISTVVGRIYELEGKSDLKDSGFTIFYFGINTGAVLGTWACANIADIYGWHYGFGVAAVGMFTGLLIFAFLGRKIAGEAFFPDKNKSPKIESKNSESENSSSIGFVDAGRIRAILVFSSVTIVFWASFEQMGSSLNLIIDRYVDRNFYGWEIPAANYQSLNPIFVILFSLAISWAWRKLETSGIHVSSVTKFCTALITLACGFLVLSVVTSVSDGKFSSGWIVLAILFHTIGELLISPVGLSLITKLAPTRMASMMMGIFFLSSFFGHLIAGELAGLMGGRENLPVFFLIFVIFPGIVGVVLFLFRKKLEYWMHGVR, encoded by the coding sequence ATGGCAGTCGAGAGCCAAGGGAAATTAAGACATCCGAAAGGGCTTTTTATTCTTTTCTTAGTCGAGATGTGGGAGAGATTTTCCTTCTACGGAATGCGGGCCTTGCTCGTTTTGTTTTTAACTAAGGTATGGCTGCTCTCCGACCCTGAAGCAAATCGAATTTACGGAGTCTATAACGGACTCGTTTATTTAACTCCGATCTTCGGAGGATTTTTGGCAGACCGCTTTTTAGGCTATCGATCGTCCATTTTTCTGGGCGGACTTTTAATGATGTTCGGACACATTTCCTTAGCCATCGACGGAAGAATGACATTCTTTCTGGGTTTGGTTCTTTTAATCTTAGGGAACGGATTCTTTAAACCATGCATTTCAACGGTGGTGGGAAGAATTTACGAATTGGAAGGAAAGTCCGATCTTAAAGATTCCGGTTTTACGATTTTCTATTTCGGAATCAATACCGGCGCAGTGTTAGGAACTTGGGCGTGTGCAAATATCGCAGATATTTACGGTTGGCATTATGGATTCGGAGTCGCAGCCGTCGGAATGTTTACCGGATTACTTATTTTCGCTTTTCTTGGAAGAAAGATCGCTGGAGAAGCCTTCTTCCCGGATAAAAATAAAAGCCCAAAGATCGAGTCGAAAAATTCGGAGAGCGAAAACAGTTCATCGATCGGCTTTGTGGATGCAGGAAGAATACGCGCAATTCTGGTTTTTTCGAGCGTGACGATCGTATTTTGGGCTTCGTTCGAGCAGATGGGATCTTCCTTGAACCTAATCATCGATCGATACGTGGATCGTAATTTCTACGGTTGGGAAATTCCCGCGGCAAATTACCAATCCTTAAATCCTATTTTTGTCATTTTATTTTCGTTGGCGATCTCATGGGCATGGAGAAAATTAGAGACTTCGGGAATTCATGTTTCAAGCGTCACTAAATTTTGTACGGCGCTGATAACCTTAGCCTGCGGTTTTTTGGTTCTCTCCGTCGTAACTTCAGTATCGGACGGTAAATTCTCTTCCGGGTGGATCGTTCTAGCGATTTTATTCCATACGATCGGCGAGCTTTTAATTTCCCCTGTGGGCTTATCTTTAATCACAAAGCTGGCTCCCACTAGAATGGCATCCATGATGATGGGAATCTTTTTTCTTTCCAGCTTCTTCGGGCACTTGATTGCGGGTGAATTGGCAGGCCTTATGGGTGGACGTGAAAACCTGCCCGTATTCTTTCTAATCTTCGTTATCTTTCCCGGAATCGTAGGAGTCGTCTTATTCCTATTTCGAAAAAAATTAGAATATTGGATGCATGGGGTAAGATGA
- a CDS encoding C40 family peptidase: MKSIISIFILLCMFQLPLVADPFQDLLKDDFSRGQTLLIKNTVFQKIGKRSGDKDVLAITKKIVPWAILEGLQPEKVADLILKIDIAQTAGLSFEEAEDAIPPSATRDLSDEDFPYIALYLKETKLAGIREEVRNRFLEAALEKQWSGFSVLAGGRALSAGKLVDFPQNRLATRILKQFSPRGKRETFVRWEKDFKSVLDDKLEGGSYILLSNLKTVYNQGSSSNGFALGKARAIENSLNEIGQIVIGDRPKFEPVREPPLVPNLPEPNEPYPEPSIPKQNWETLSSSMLRKVAGEWVGTPYKWAAAAKTGTDCSGFTYRALTDGRIGVPENRMSRASSAQTKLGTPVTHNEMRAGDLIFFSASPNQEKVTHVGLVLSETEFAHASSSRGVIFDKVNSKWWLDRFVLSRRLFRKVVD, encoded by the coding sequence ATGAAATCGATAATTTCAATCTTCATTCTGCTTTGCATGTTTCAACTGCCCTTGGTTGCGGATCCGTTTCAAGACCTACTAAAGGATGATTTCTCTAGGGGACAGACCCTACTGATTAAGAATACGGTGTTCCAAAAAATCGGAAAGAGATCCGGCGACAAAGATGTCCTTGCGATCACGAAGAAAATCGTCCCTTGGGCAATTTTGGAAGGTTTACAGCCGGAGAAAGTAGCGGATCTAATTTTAAAAATCGATATCGCACAAACCGCAGGACTTAGTTTCGAAGAGGCGGAAGACGCAATTCCTCCGTCCGCCACTCGAGATCTTAGCGATGAAGATTTTCCGTATATCGCTTTGTATTTAAAAGAAACAAAATTAGCCGGCATTCGAGAGGAAGTCCGAAATCGTTTCCTGGAAGCTGCGTTAGAAAAACAATGGTCCGGGTTTTCCGTCCTCGCGGGAGGACGCGCCTTATCGGCGGGTAAGTTGGTCGATTTTCCGCAAAATAGACTCGCCACCAGAATTCTAAAACAATTCAGTCCACGGGGAAAAAGGGAAACTTTCGTCCGTTGGGAAAAAGATTTCAAATCAGTATTGGACGATAAGTTGGAAGGCGGATCTTATATCCTTCTTTCGAATCTGAAAACGGTTTATAACCAAGGGTCGAGCTCGAACGGATTCGCATTAGGGAAAGCAAGAGCGATTGAAAATTCGTTAAACGAAATCGGCCAAATTGTAATCGGTGACCGCCCGAAGTTCGAGCCGGTTAGAGAACCGCCTTTAGTGCCGAATCTACCCGAACCCAACGAACCGTATCCGGAACCGAGCATTCCAAAACAGAATTGGGAAACATTATCCTCGTCTATGTTACGCAAAGTGGCCGGGGAATGGGTAGGAACTCCTTATAAATGGGCGGCAGCCGCAAAGACAGGTACGGACTGCTCCGGATTTACGTATAGAGCATTGACGGACGGCAGAATCGGAGTTCCGGAAAATAGAATGTCTCGCGCATCTAGCGCTCAAACGAAACTTGGAACCCCTGTCACTCATAATGAAATGCGGGCCGGTGATCTAATTTTCTTTTCGGCGTCACCTAACCAAGAGAAAGTAACTCATGTCGGATTAGTGCTTTCGGAAACTGAGTTTGCACACGCTTCCTCTTCTCGCGGAGTAATTTTCGATAAGGTCAATTCGAAGTGGTGGTTGGATCGTTTCGTGCTCTCAAGACGATTATTTCGGAAAGTGGTCGATTAA
- a CDS encoding LON peptidase substrate-binding domain-containing protein → MPSVSTTTIPIFPLPGIILFPGTFLPLHIFEPRYRMMLDYCSESGEEMAVAPIRVDSLKKQDLHPEIESVFGWGTIIRRDSLPDGRSNILLEGKGIARLSGYETLDPFRIGIIEKIPAETTYTKEDSFRDVFDKILSLTKRILLAEGAQEDLILRMNELWNHPFPIDFISSILNFEFQKKQEILSHPDPIAKAKVLLWIVEEMNLGE, encoded by the coding sequence ATTCCTTCGGTGTCAACAACTACAATCCCTATCTTTCCCCTTCCCGGGATCATCCTATTTCCGGGAACGTTTCTTCCGTTACATATTTTCGAACCCAGGTATCGAATGATGTTGGATTATTGTTCGGAGTCGGGCGAAGAAATGGCGGTAGCACCGATTCGCGTCGATTCTCTTAAAAAACAAGATCTTCATCCGGAGATCGAATCCGTTTTTGGTTGGGGGACGATTATCCGACGAGATTCCCTTCCGGACGGAAGATCCAATATTCTTTTAGAGGGAAAAGGAATCGCTCGGCTGAGCGGTTACGAGACTTTGGATCCTTTTCGGATCGGAATTATAGAGAAAATTCCCGCAGAGACGACGTACACGAAAGAAGATAGTTTTCGAGATGTATTCGATAAGATTCTTTCCTTAACGAAACGGATTCTCTTAGCGGAAGGAGCGCAGGAAGATTTGATTTTACGAATGAACGAACTCTGGAATCATCCTTTTCCGATCGATTTCATTTCTTCGATTTTAAATTTCGAATTCCAAAAAAAGCAAGAGATCCTATCTCATCCGGATCCGATCGCGAAGGCGAAAGTTCTACTTTGGATCGTGGAGGAAATGAATTTGGGAGAATGA
- the rfaE1 gene encoding D-glycero-beta-D-manno-heptose-7-phosphate kinase, with amino-acid sequence MYSIEKHKYAAASSRLSKTKIIVLGDLILDEYLFGEVNRISPEAPVPVVWIRKEKTTLGGAGNVIKNLSRFGVQSIVLGRSGNDETAKTLSSLLTIEKTNENENKVIRSERVPTILKTRVIAGHQQVCRIDREETLPLTQAEESELIRAFSERIDQVDGVVLSDYDKGTLTPKLIHEVISLAIKKGKIVTVDPQVSHFFQYKNASIMTPNHHEAGRALGRKLESDQEVEIAAKEIAERLGSPSMMITRGEKGMSLYLANERKTHHIPTVAKEVFDVTGAGDTVISAYTAYRAAGLTELESALVANVAAGVVVGKLGAETVSVEELQLALEKRGLFR; translated from the coding sequence TTGTACTCTATAGAAAAACATAAATATGCCGCCGCTTCCTCTCGGCTCTCCAAAACAAAGATTATCGTATTAGGAGATCTCATTCTGGACGAGTATCTGTTCGGCGAAGTGAATCGAATTTCTCCTGAAGCTCCTGTTCCGGTCGTCTGGATTCGAAAAGAAAAAACGACCCTTGGCGGCGCAGGAAACGTGATCAAAAATTTGTCCAGATTCGGAGTGCAGTCCATCGTTCTGGGACGATCCGGAAACGACGAGACTGCGAAAACATTGAGCAGCTTGTTGACGATCGAAAAAACGAACGAAAATGAAAACAAAGTGATTCGTTCCGAGAGAGTGCCGACGATACTGAAAACAAGAGTGATAGCGGGTCACCAGCAAGTTTGTAGAATCGATCGAGAAGAAACTCTTCCTTTAACGCAAGCGGAAGAATCCGAATTAATTCGGGCATTCTCCGAGCGGATCGACCAAGTGGACGGGGTTGTATTATCCGATTATGATAAAGGAACTCTAACTCCTAAATTAATTCACGAAGTCATTTCATTAGCGATAAAGAAAGGGAAAATCGTCACTGTCGATCCTCAGGTTTCCCATTTTTTTCAATACAAAAATGCAAGCATAATGACTCCGAATCATCATGAAGCTGGGCGTGCTTTAGGAAGGAAATTGGAATCGGATCAAGAAGTCGAGATTGCCGCTAAGGAAATCGCAGAACGTCTCGGGTCTCCGTCCATGATGATCACTCGCGGAGAAAAGGGAATGAGTCTCTATCTGGCTAATGAAAGAAAAACTCATCATATCCCTACAGTTGCCAAGGAAGTCTTCGATGTTACAGGCGCCGGCGATACCGTAATATCCGCATATACTGCCTACCGAGCGGCCGGTTTAACGGAACTGGAATCGGCATTAGTTGCAAACGTGGCCGCCGGAGTCGTCGTAGGTAAACTAGGAGCCGAAACCGTTTCCGTAGAAGAACTGCAATTAGCCCTGGAAAAAAGAGGTTTATTCCGTTGA
- the rfaE2 gene encoding D-glycero-beta-D-manno-heptose 1-phosphate adenylyltransferase produces MSIIRSCLDKIIPFSEALTVANRVRKSHKIVFTNGVFDLMHKGHLTYLAQASELGNFLWVGLNSDSSVKKIKGPERPINSEEDRALLLACLSFVSAVTVFIEETPIELIARIRPDVHTKGGDYDREALPETPLVRSLGGEVQILPFVEGFSSTEIIRKIRGV; encoded by the coding sequence TTGAGCATAATTCGATCGTGCTTGGATAAAATTATTCCGTTTTCAGAAGCTTTGACGGTTGCAAATCGCGTTCGCAAAAGTCATAAAATCGTGTTTACGAACGGTGTCTTCGATTTGATGCACAAAGGACATTTAACGTACCTGGCCCAAGCGTCGGAACTCGGCAATTTTCTTTGGGTCGGTCTTAATTCCGATTCCTCAGTGAAAAAAATCAAAGGCCCGGAAAGGCCGATTAATTCGGAAGAAGATCGAGCTCTTCTTCTCGCATGTCTTTCTTTCGTGAGTGCGGTAACCGTATTCATAGAAGAAACTCCCATAGAACTGATTGCAAGGATTCGTCCCGATGTACATACGAAAGGAGGGGATTACGATCGAGAGGCCTTACCGGAAACTCCACTGGTCCGAAGTCTTGGAGGAGAGGTCCAAATTCTTCCCTTTGTTGAAGGTTTTTCCAGCACCGAAATCATCCGCAAGATTAGGGGAGTCTAA
- a CDS encoding CTP synthase, which yields MSKTRFIFVTGGVCSSLGKGVSAAALGCLLESRGYTVSLQKMDPYINIDPGTMSPYQHGEVYVTEDGAETDLDLGYYERFTKSKFTRKNSVSTGQIYNTVIQRERKGDYLGRTVQVVPHITNEIRNRVYTLARENATDFVIVEIGGTVGDIESIPFLEAIRQMRYEHGPTHVLFIHVTLVPTITVAGEAKTKPTQHSVKELLALGIQPDILICRVNQPMSKDMKGKISLFCNVKEENVISASDISTSIYEIPKMYKEEKLDQVVLKTLGMELGKSNFSEWEKIIKSLQSAKHTVQIAVVGKYISLHDAYRSVYESLSHGGIANEANVEFVKVDPEKVDKANVKEVLKGVHGILVPGGFGDRGIEGKILAIQYARTKGIPFFGICLGMQCAVIEYARNVLGLKDANSTEFRPDSSDPVISLIEEQMDIDQMGGTMRLGSYPCRIRKNTLAFGEYKQELIYERHRHRFEFTNRYKEPFEEKGMVFSGISPDENLIEIVEIPDHPWFIGVQFHPEFTGKPTKPHPLFAGFIRAAVKLTRKAS from the coding sequence TTGTCCAAGACCAGATTTATTTTCGTTACCGGAGGGGTTTGCTCCTCCTTAGGAAAAGGGGTTTCCGCCGCAGCCCTAGGTTGCCTGCTTGAAAGCAGGGGATATACCGTTTCTCTTCAAAAAATGGATCCATACATCAATATAGATCCCGGAACGATGAGCCCCTACCAACACGGAGAGGTTTATGTTACGGAAGACGGTGCGGAAACCGATTTGGACCTAGGATACTATGAACGCTTTACGAAATCCAAGTTCACTCGAAAAAATTCCGTATCTACCGGCCAAATTTATAATACTGTCATCCAAAGAGAACGGAAAGGAGACTACCTAGGAAGAACCGTTCAAGTCGTTCCTCATATCACTAACGAAATTAGAAATCGAGTTTATACACTCGCGAGAGAAAATGCCACCGATTTTGTGATCGTCGAGATCGGCGGCACGGTCGGGGATATCGAATCCATTCCTTTTTTGGAAGCCATTCGACAAATGAGATACGAGCACGGGCCGACGCATGTTTTATTCATACATGTGACATTGGTTCCTACGATTACCGTTGCGGGCGAAGCTAAGACTAAACCGACTCAACACTCCGTGAAGGAACTTCTGGCTCTCGGAATTCAACCTGATATTCTGATTTGTAGAGTCAATCAACCCATGAGCAAGGATATGAAGGGTAAGATTTCTCTGTTCTGCAACGTAAAAGAAGAAAACGTAATCTCAGCTTCCGACATTAGTACTTCCATTTATGAAATTCCTAAAATGTACAAGGAAGAGAAATTGGACCAGGTCGTTTTGAAAACGTTAGGTATGGAACTCGGAAAATCCAATTTCTCCGAATGGGAAAAGATCATCAAAAGTCTTCAATCCGCAAAGCATACCGTCCAGATCGCGGTTGTCGGAAAATATATTTCTCTTCACGATGCGTATCGTTCCGTTTATGAAAGTCTTTCTCACGGTGGAATCGCTAACGAAGCGAACGTCGAATTCGTAAAGGTCGATCCTGAAAAAGTGGATAAGGCAAACGTAAAAGAAGTCCTTAAGGGCGTTCATGGAATTTTGGTCCCGGGCGGTTTCGGTGATCGAGGAATCGAAGGAAAAATTCTAGCTATCCAGTATGCGAGAACCAAAGGTATTCCATTCTTCGGAATCTGCTTGGGAATGCAATGCGCAGTCATTGAATATGCTCGGAATGTTTTAGGTCTGAAGGATGCAAATTCAACGGAATTCAGACCCGATTCTTCGGATCCGGTTATTTCATTGATCGAAGAGCAGATGGATATCGATCAAATGGGCGGCACTATGCGTCTCGGATCTTATCCTTGTAGAATTCGTAAAAATACTCTCGCGTTTGGCGAGTACAAACAGGAATTAATCTACGAGCGTCATAGACATCGTTTCGAATTCACGAATCGGTATAAGGAACCATTCGAAGAAAAAGGCATGGTTTTCTCAGGAATTTCTCCCGACGAAAATCTGATCGAAATCGTGGAAATTCCGGATCATCCCTGGTTTATCGGCGTCCAATTTCATCCGGAATTTACCGGCAAACCGACCAAACCTCACCCCCTATTTGCCGGATTCATTCGCGCTGCCGTCAAACTAACAAGGAAGGCCTCATGA
- the kdsA gene encoding 3-deoxy-8-phosphooctulonate synthase, whose protein sequence is MSDRTASTREFLNGTKIGGDHPFFLIAGPCVMENRELLDFVCGEMVEICGELGIPYIFKSSFDKANRSSVNSYRGPGLTEGIKHLEFIKKKYNVPVLTDIHETSHIIPLKDILDIYQIPAFLCRQTDLISESAKTGKWVNVKKGQFLAPQDCRHIKTKIQESGSEKYLVTERGTTFGYGNLVFDGRTVPILHGYDIPVVFDATHSAQLPGAAGNITGGQREFIPSMVRSAVALGIEGIFMEVHPDPEKALSDATTQYPISKIKALLKELIGLDQYVKREILNKD, encoded by the coding sequence ATGAGCGATCGAACCGCAAGCACAAGGGAGTTCCTAAACGGAACGAAAATCGGCGGAGACCATCCGTTCTTCTTAATCGCCGGTCCATGCGTAATGGAAAATCGCGAGCTTCTCGATTTTGTGTGCGGGGAGATGGTGGAAATTTGCGGAGAGTTGGGAATTCCTTATATCTTTAAGAGCAGCTTTGATAAAGCGAATCGGTCTTCGGTGAATTCGTATAGAGGACCGGGTCTTACCGAAGGAATCAAACATTTAGAATTCATTAAGAAAAAATACAACGTGCCTGTGCTAACGGACATTCATGAGACTTCGCATATTATTCCGTTAAAAGACATTTTAGATATCTATCAAATTCCCGCATTCCTGTGCAGACAGACCGATTTAATTTCGGAGTCGGCAAAAACCGGTAAATGGGTGAACGTCAAAAAAGGACAATTCTTAGCTCCTCAAGATTGCAGACATATTAAAACTAAGATCCAAGAATCCGGATCGGAAAAATATCTGGTAACGGAGCGCGGAACCACCTTCGGTTACGGAAATCTAGTTTTCGACGGTCGAACCGTTCCGATACTACACGGATACGATATACCGGTCGTCTTCGATGCGACTCATTCCGCACAACTTCCCGGTGCAGCCGGAAATATTACCGGAGGACAAAGGGAGTTTATTCCAAGCATGGTGCGAAGCGCGGTAGCTCTCGGTATCGAAGGTATCTTTATGGAAGTACATCCTGATCCCGAAAAAGCGCTTTCGGATGCGACTACACAATATCCGATTTCCAAAATCAAAGCTCTTTTAAAAGAACTGATCGGGCTGGATCAATACGTAAAACGGGAAATTCTCAATAAAGATTGA
- the lptC gene encoding LPS export ABC transporter periplasmic protein LptC yields the protein MFAGILAGIALIIIFFLVAGKKEAKYTRVENEKESGATISFKNFERDQYDENGILIWKLKADESYVFVGEGRTVFYAVDFDQYENGKFKSKLTGDKGEINHTSKLMVLNGNIHLRTDEGRTLLAKSLEYNTESKKLSSNEEVVVEADGTKIRGIGLRADKDLNKFTILHPTAITQGGSNPLSSAPE from the coding sequence ATGTTTGCCGGTATATTGGCCGGAATCGCATTAATCATAATTTTCTTCCTAGTCGCGGGTAAGAAAGAGGCGAAATACACTCGAGTCGAAAACGAAAAAGAAAGCGGAGCGACAATATCGTTTAAGAATTTCGAGCGCGATCAGTATGATGAAAACGGAATTTTAATTTGGAAACTTAAAGCCGACGAATCTTACGTATTTGTAGGGGAAGGTAGAACCGTTTTTTACGCGGTCGACTTCGATCAATACGAAAACGGCAAGTTCAAATCGAAGCTCACCGGCGATAAAGGCGAGATCAATCATACTTCGAAGCTAATGGTTTTGAACGGCAATATCCATCTTCGTACCGACGAAGGCAGAACACTTTTAGCTAAGTCGTTGGAATACAATACCGAATCGAAAAAACTTTCCTCGAACGAAGAGGTAGTGGTGGAGGCGGACGGTACCAAAATCAGAGGAATCGGCCTAAGAGCGGATAAAGATCTAAACAAGTTCACCATCCTGCATCCGACCGCAATTACGCAGGGAGGATCTAATCCTCTGTCTTCCGCGCCGGAGTAA